A window of the Bacteroidales bacterium genome harbors these coding sequences:
- a CDS encoding U32 family peptidase, producing the protein MKIEITAPVGSYESLIAALDAGADSVYFGIGNLNMRSSAAINFQEEDLPKIVKKCRENGAKAYLALNTVVFDDELEQVEKILNYAAKSGVDAIIASDLSVLNFANNLGLKVHMSTQTNITNIEAVKFYSRWADVVVLSRELSYNRVKKLCQNIEERNICGPSGNLVRVETFAHGALCMAISGKCYLSLDNANSSANRGNCTQICRRPYLVTDKVGEVELMVDNEYIMSPKDLCTIGFLDKLLDAGVSILKIEGRGRPPEYVSTVVKVYKEALSAIKEGTYSAEKIDVWTKRLSTVYNRGFWGGYFMGKTIGEWSERHGSSALERREYIGKVVNYFSKIGVVEVKAETGDVYPNEKISINGPTTGLYEGIISEIHLDKGKVDFAPKGSFFSFPVSKLIRRGDKVFRIVPNIDDEVEK; encoded by the coding sequence ATGAAAATTGAAATTACTGCTCCGGTAGGTTCTTATGAATCTTTAATTGCTGCATTGGATGCGGGCGCTGACTCAGTTTATTTTGGAATTGGAAATTTAAACATGCGTTCTTCTGCTGCAATAAATTTTCAAGAAGAGGATTTGCCTAAAATTGTAAAAAAATGTAGAGAAAATGGTGCAAAAGCTTATTTGGCATTAAATACTGTTGTTTTTGACGATGAGTTGGAGCAAGTTGAAAAAATATTAAACTATGCTGCTAAATCGGGAGTTGATGCAATTATTGCTTCAGATCTTAGTGTGTTAAATTTTGCAAATAACCTCGGTTTGAAAGTTCACATGTCAACGCAGACAAATATTACAAATATTGAAGCCGTTAAATTTTATTCTCGTTGGGCTGATGTTGTGGTGCTGTCTCGCGAACTTTCTTATAATAGAGTAAAAAAACTTTGTCAAAATATTGAAGAACGTAATATTTGCGGACCGTCAGGAAATCTTGTAAGAGTAGAAACATTTGCACATGGGGCTTTGTGCATGGCTATTAGTGGAAAATGTTATTTGAGCCTAGATAACGCAAATAGTAGTGCAAATAGGGGCAATTGTACTCAAATTTGTCGCAGACCATATTTGGTTACAGATAAAGTTGGAGAAGTTGAGCTAATGGTGGATAATGAATATATTATGTCGCCGAAAGATCTTTGTACAATTGGTTTCCTTGATAAATTGCTTGACGCAGGAGTTTCAATTTTAAAAATTGAAGGCAGAGGTCGTCCTCCTGAATATGTTTCTACTGTTGTTAAAGTTTATAAAGAAGCTCTTAGTGCAATTAAGGAAGGGACTTATTCTGCTGAAAAAATAGATGTGTGGACGAAACGCTTATCTACTGTTTATAACCGTGGTTTTTGGGGCGGTTATTTTATGGGTAAAACTATTGGGGAATGGAGCGAAAGGCATGGCTCATCTGCTTTGGAGCGGAGGGAATATATTGGCAAGGTTGTTAATTATTTTTCAAAAATTGGAGTAGTGGAGGTTAAAGCTGAAACAGGAGATGTTTATCCAAACGAAAAAATTTCTATAAATGGTCCTACTACTGGGCTTTATGAGGGAATAATAAGCGAAATACATTTAGATAAAGGTAAGGTGGATTTTGCTCCGAAAGGCTCGTTTTTTTCTTTTCCTGTTTCTAAACTTATTCGAAGGGGAGACAAGGTTTTTCGTATTGTTCCAAATATTGACGATGAAGTAGAAAAATAA
- a CDS encoding energy transducer TonB, translating to MNTNNIKKNPKYDLERFRSLFVEIGLVVALALVLMAFEWKKADKVESSFEQMQVIDIPEELVEITRQEQPEPPKPEPQTTILEIVDDNVEVQNELDISAEDDQSKEVAEFIAPVVVEEVQVVEAEIFTIVEEQPEFPGGEAALMEYLGKNISYPQLARESNIQGTVYVKFVVEPNGSISNVSILRGIGGGCDEEAIRVVKNMPSWKAGKQRGKAVRVQFNLPIRFILQ from the coding sequence ATGAATACCAATAATATCAAAAAGAACCCAAAATATGACTTAGAAAGATTTAGAAGTCTTTTTGTCGAAATTGGATTAGTTGTCGCTCTAGCCCTTGTTCTTATGGCTTTTGAATGGAAAAAAGCAGATAAAGTTGAATCTAGTTTTGAACAAATGCAAGTAATTGATATTCCTGAGGAATTAGTAGAAATTACTCGCCAAGAACAACCAGAACCACCTAAACCAGAGCCACAAACAACTATTTTGGAAATTGTTGATGACAATGTTGAGGTTCAAAATGAATTGGATATTAGCGCTGAAGATGATCAGAGTAAAGAAGTTGCTGAATTTATTGCTCCTGTAGTAGTAGAAGAAGTACAAGTGGTTGAAGCAGAAATTTTTACAATTGTTGAAGAACAACCCGAATTTCCTGGTGGCGAAGCTGCTTTGATGGAATATCTTGGTAAAAATATTTCTTACCCACAACTAGCTCGCGAAAGCAATATCCAAGGTACTGTTTACGTAAAATTTGTTGTTGAACCAAACGGTAGCATTTCTAATGTTAGTATTCTTAGAGGTATTGGTGGTGGCTGCGACGAAGAGGCTATTCGCGTTGTAAAAAACATGCCTTCATGGAAAGCTGGAAAGCAAAGAGGTAAAGCTGTTCGTGTACAATTTAACTTACCAATTAGATTTATTTTACAATAA
- the gcvH gene encoding glycine cleavage system protein GcvH: MNFPDNLLYAESHEWIRVEGDLAFIGISDFAQSELGDIVYVEVETVDENLSKEEAFGSIEAVKTVTDVLMPVDGEVIEFNEQLKDTPDLINKDPYGDGWLIKIKITDKAQLNDLLKAADYQKHTNH; encoded by the coding sequence ATGAATTTTCCAGATAATTTACTTTATGCAGAATCTCACGAATGGATTCGTGTTGAGGGTGACCTTGCTTTTATTGGTATTAGCGATTTTGCTCAATCTGAATTGGGCGATATTGTTTATGTAGAAGTAGAAACTGTTGACGAAAACTTAAGCAAAGAAGAAGCTTTCGGCTCAATAGAAGCTGTAAAAACAGTTACTGATGTACTTATGCCTGTTGATGGCGAAGTTATTGAGTTTAATGAGCAATTAAAAGACACTCCTGATCTTATAAACAAAGATCCTTATGGAGACGGTTGGTTGATAAAAATCAAAATAACAGACAAAGCTCAACTAAACGATCTTCTTAAAGCTGCTGATTATCAAAAACATACAAATCACTAA
- the sprA gene encoding cell surface protein SprA → MKGLLYFPVITSIAFVGVQMFSPAPQKSEKVFDPEINAITMPSDSDSLVYPFHDAQNYSPQSNSHPIFLNDPKNIENSVEYDPETNEYVFKRKIGDMEYRPSFSMSQEEYLEYDLDKSIKEYWHERAASAGKKDKSGSLSFNIPGLGSEGPFGSNTIDIRPSGTAELIFGVNSNRSDDPYKSEKQRRNTNFDFQEKIQMNVQAKIGDKIDFGIKYNTESSFEFERNKMKLKYEGKEDEIIKCIEAGDVTLPLNTTLINGSQSLFGIKSQLQFGKTTVTSVISHQKSQTSNITVENGAQTNKFEVYCDEYEEKKHFLIGHYFRNNYNKWLENLPIIGSPINITKIEVWVTSIGPATQENRNIVAFMDLGEQKPYNDVIPMQIDPTAIFPSNKSNGLFDIVDVNQIRNINNVNAYMNTTGLHAGTDYEKIENARLLSPTEYTFNSKMGFISLNSALNDDQVLAVAYQYTILGQDSVFQVGEFSSSGINAPNCLVVKLLKGTAQNTKIPLWDLMMKNVYSIRGYQINPEDFRLDVLYKSDDLGVPTGYFTEGKLKGIPIIRVMNMDNLNANGDPTPDGFFDFIDNAATNGGTINARNGRVFFPLLEPFGRDLRKLLDDPALANKYCYDSLYTMTKTGAKQFPNKNRFTIAGMFKSATGNEISLNALNIPQGSVKVTAGGVLLTENVDYTVDYNMGRLKIINEGVLNSGSPINISLENNSAFSLQFKTFLGTHVEHEVNKNLSIGATIMRLTERPYTYKVNIGEEPISNTMWGLNSSYQTESRLLTKMVDFLPLIETKAPSKVTVDAEIANLVPGHARAIGKSGTAYIDDFEGSKSSFDIKNVGTWFLASIPKGQYSLYPEAKDDSLLSSGFNRAKLSWYVIDPSVFYRKKDITPSHIANDKAMLSNHYMREVLETEVFPKKQNKDNIISSIPILNLVYYPDEKGPYNFDVLPSSVSSGIDANGRLLDPASRWAGIMRKIETPDFEETNVEYIEFWMMDPFIYNQNHSGGKLIFNLGDISEDVLLDHRKSYENGLPTSEKVENVDTTQWGRVPTLQALVNSFDNKTESRKYQDVGLDGLSDEDENSFFSNYLKDIETAFGLNSKAYSDATSDPSNDNFRYFRSKEYDDAKLDIIARYKHYNGVEGNSPVGSYECSTTLPNVEDINRDNTLNEAERYFEYRIELEPAKMKIGENYISDIYEANTRLVDGTNANVKWYQFKVPIKDPDRIIGNISDFKSIRFIRVLMKEFAEPVVLRLATLELVRSQWRKYENALLYPGEYIPGDDQNNTSFDISAVNIEENSGRVPIPYVLPPSIKRELGWGSNTSYEMNEQSLVLKACNLIDGDARAVYKTCDFDLRQYKKLKMFIHSEAASTEEYSLKDGDLTVFIRLGTDFTDNFYEYEIPLSPTDLSVSLNDPNISQLVWADSLDLRLDSLIELKKARNIAMRQTGSNISLLTPFYRYDGKNKMTIMGIPNLSDVKTIMIGIRNPKKSPVNLNDDGMPKCAEIWVNELRLTDFDEKGGWAAMTRVNANLADLGNVALVGNLSTAGFGSIEKKVSERQKENIFSYDVATNIELGKFLPEKSGIKIPMHFDISETFSNPQYNPLNPDLSLREDLKTYDNKDDRDSILKIVQNYTRRKSLNFVNVRKEKTGAQTKNRIYDLSNFDLTYAYNEVFFRNIDVEYNFEKKYRGALGYNYSSNPKNYTPFKKIKFLQKKALIFFGDFNFYLLPKSLSFRTDLERNYEESLLRNKSEALILIEPTYLKLFSWNRTYSMKYDLTRSIRIDYNASANARIDEPEGSIDKADSDYKAKMDSIWKNVKSMGRITDFNQAIKVNYTLPINKLPMLDWLNSSVQYGGNYRWAAAPLYKDSLGEYTENPYGNTIDNNMSISGNLNSNFVSLYNKIPYLKKLNQTASKSNKGRRSILDTTEVAKDTTSLFKKIADNFLKVLMMTKNASVSYTLASGTVLPGYRGGMDILGMDLAKQAPGWGFVFGSQKDIRQELVNKDLLSKDSLFNNAFAKRKNENLNARVSIEPVKSMRIELTAIRSFSQNHSEYFKYNEAEGNFKSFSKIENGNFSMSIITWKTAFIRDFEDYSNKTFIQFKDSRPDIAALVAQNSNNWDGTWYTDSITGETYPTGYGPTSQDVLIPAFLTAYTGNSPQKYIKSKFPNIPLPNWRLTFNGLTNVPWFKKRFRTINISHSYRSSYNIGGYNTNPLFSDPDLDGYTLVKDALGNFLPKYEIAQISITEQFSPLLNIDVTWKNSLITKIEFKKNRNLAVSFSNNQLTEINSSEIVIGSGYRIKDVEFEISNKSFKSDLTLKADLSIRNNKTILRKIVENVDQISAGQRIISINISAEYLLSPKFTIRAFFDKVMNNPHTSQQVFNSNTNAGISLRFSLAQ, encoded by the coding sequence GTGAAAGGTTTATTATATTTTCCAGTTATAACATCAATTGCCTTTGTTGGAGTGCAAATGTTCTCTCCTGCACCTCAAAAAAGTGAAAAAGTTTTCGATCCGGAAATAAATGCTATCACTATGCCTTCGGACTCCGACTCTTTGGTCTATCCATTTCATGATGCTCAAAACTATTCTCCACAAAGCAATTCGCATCCAATTTTTTTAAACGACCCAAAAAATATTGAAAATTCTGTCGAATACGACCCGGAAACAAATGAGTATGTATTCAAAAGAAAAATTGGCGACATGGAATATAGACCATCATTTAGCATGAGCCAAGAAGAATACTTAGAATATGATTTGGATAAATCAATTAAAGAATATTGGCATGAAAGAGCTGCCAGTGCAGGCAAAAAAGACAAATCTGGTTCTTTATCTTTTAATATTCCCGGGCTTGGCTCAGAAGGACCTTTTGGGTCAAATACAATTGACATTCGCCCATCAGGAACGGCAGAGCTAATTTTTGGTGTAAATTCAAATAGATCCGACGACCCTTATAAAAGCGAGAAACAACGTAGAAACACAAATTTTGATTTTCAAGAAAAAATCCAAATGAATGTTCAAGCTAAAATCGGAGATAAAATTGATTTTGGCATTAAATACAATACTGAATCTTCTTTTGAGTTCGAAAGGAACAAAATGAAACTTAAATATGAAGGTAAAGAAGATGAAATTATTAAATGCATTGAAGCAGGAGACGTTACATTACCACTAAATACGACTTTAATAAATGGTAGTCAAAGTTTATTCGGAATAAAATCACAACTACAATTCGGCAAAACAACTGTAACATCTGTCATTTCACATCAAAAAAGCCAAACTTCAAACATTACAGTTGAAAATGGTGCACAAACTAACAAATTTGAAGTTTATTGCGATGAATACGAAGAAAAGAAGCACTTTTTAATCGGACATTATTTTAGAAATAATTACAATAAGTGGCTTGAAAATCTACCTATAATTGGATCACCTATTAATATTACAAAAATAGAAGTTTGGGTAACAAGCATTGGTCCTGCAACACAAGAAAATAGAAATATTGTTGCTTTTATGGATCTTGGGGAACAAAAACCATACAATGACGTTATTCCAATGCAAATTGATCCTACAGCCATTTTCCCAAGCAACAAATCCAACGGACTATTTGACATTGTTGATGTAAATCAAATAAGAAACATCAATAATGTAAATGCATATATGAATACCACCGGACTTCATGCAGGTACAGATTATGAAAAAATCGAAAATGCAAGACTTTTATCTCCTACTGAATATACATTTAATTCAAAAATGGGCTTTATTTCTCTTAATAGCGCATTAAATGACGATCAGGTTCTTGCAGTAGCATATCAATACACTATTTTAGGACAAGATAGCGTTTTTCAAGTGGGAGAATTTTCTAGTAGCGGCATTAACGCACCAAACTGCTTAGTTGTAAAACTTTTAAAAGGAACTGCACAAAACACAAAAATACCTCTTTGGGATTTAATGATGAAAAACGTTTATTCTATTAGAGGTTACCAAATAAACCCAGAAGATTTCAGACTTGATGTTTTGTACAAAAGTGACGATTTAGGTGTTCCAACAGGATATTTTACCGAAGGAAAATTAAAAGGTATTCCTATTATTAGAGTTATGAATATGGATAACCTAAACGCAAATGGAGACCCAACTCCTGATGGATTTTTTGACTTTATAGATAACGCCGCTACCAATGGAGGAACAATTAATGCGCGTAATGGAAGAGTATTTTTTCCTCTTTTAGAGCCATTTGGCAGAGATTTAAGAAAATTACTTGACGACCCCGCTTTGGCAAATAAATATTGCTACGACTCTTTATACACAATGACAAAAACCGGTGCAAAGCAATTTCCGAATAAAAACCGCTTTACTATTGCCGGTATGTTCAAGTCTGCTACAGGCAATGAAATTTCTCTTAACGCTCTAAACATACCACAAGGTAGTGTGAAAGTAACTGCCGGAGGTGTTTTACTTACTGAAAATGTCGATTATACTGTTGATTACAACATGGGTCGACTTAAAATTATTAATGAGGGAGTTCTTAATAGCGGCTCTCCTATTAATATTAGCCTTGAAAATAATTCTGCATTTTCTTTACAATTTAAAACATTTTTAGGTACTCATGTAGAACACGAAGTTAATAAAAACCTATCCATTGGTGCCACAATTATGCGTTTGACAGAAAGACCTTACACATATAAGGTTAATATTGGAGAAGAGCCTATTTCAAACACAATGTGGGGATTAAATTCAAGCTATCAAACAGAATCAAGACTACTTACAAAGATGGTTGATTTTCTTCCACTGATTGAAACAAAAGCTCCTTCAAAAGTCACTGTTGATGCTGAAATTGCAAATCTTGTCCCTGGTCATGCTAGAGCTATTGGCAAAAGCGGAACTGCCTACATTGACGACTTTGAAGGAAGCAAGTCTTCTTTTGACATAAAAAATGTTGGAACATGGTTCCTTGCTTCAATTCCTAAAGGTCAATACAGCCTTTATCCTGAAGCAAAAGACGACAGCCTGCTTTCAAGTGGATTTAATAGAGCAAAACTTTCGTGGTATGTTATTGACCCATCAGTATTCTATCGTAAAAAAGATATAACTCCAAGTCATATTGCTAATGACAAAGCAATGCTCTCAAATCATTACATGAGAGAAGTACTTGAAACAGAGGTGTTTCCGAAAAAGCAAAATAAAGATAATATTATTTCTTCAATACCAATCTTAAATTTAGTTTATTATCCAGACGAAAAAGGACCTTATAACTTTGATGTTTTGCCAAGCAGCGTTTCTTCTGGAATTGATGCTAATGGCAGATTGCTTGATCCTGCTTCCAGATGGGCTGGTATAATGCGAAAAATCGAAACTCCAGACTTTGAAGAAACTAATGTGGAATACATCGAATTTTGGATGATGGATCCGTTTATTTATAATCAAAACCATTCTGGCGGAAAACTTATTTTCAACTTAGGAGATATTTCTGAAGATGTTTTGCTTGACCACAGAAAAAGTTATGAAAACGGACTTCCTACTTCTGAAAAGGTTGAAAACGTTGACACCACACAATGGGGACGCGTACCCACTTTGCAAGCTCTCGTAAACTCTTTTGACAACAAAACTGAGTCTAGAAAATATCAGGATGTTGGACTTGATGGCTTATCAGATGAAGATGAAAATTCTTTCTTTTCAAATTATTTAAAAGACATTGAAACTGCTTTTGGGCTTAATTCCAAAGCCTATTCTGATGCAACAAGCGACCCTTCTAATGATAATTTCCGCTATTTCAGAAGCAAAGAATATGATGACGCAAAGCTAGATATTATTGCAAGATATAAACACTATAATGGAGTTGAAGGTAATAGCCCTGTAGGAAGCTATGAATGCTCTACTACTCTACCCAACGTTGAAGATATAAATCGCGACAACACACTAAATGAGGCTGAACGTTATTTTGAATACAGAATAGAATTAGAACCCGCTAAAATGAAAATTGGGGAAAATTATATTTCTGACATTTATGAAGCTAATACTAGACTTGTAGATGGCACAAATGCAAACGTAAAATGGTACCAATTCAAAGTTCCAATTAAAGACCCAGATAGAATCATTGGAAATATCTCAGATTTTAAATCTATCCGATTTATAAGAGTGTTGATGAAAGAATTTGCTGAGCCAGTTGTTTTAAGACTTGCTACACTTGAATTAGTTCGCAGCCAATGGAGAAAATATGAAAACGCTCTTTTATATCCAGGAGAATATATCCCCGGCGACGATCAAAACAACACCTCTTTTGATATTTCCGCAGTTAATATTGAAGAAAATAGCGGTAGAGTGCCTATTCCTTACGTTTTACCACCGAGCATTAAAAGAGAACTCGGTTGGGGTTCTAATACTTCCTATGAAATGAATGAACAATCATTGGTTTTAAAAGCTTGTAACCTCATAGATGGAGACGCAAGAGCTGTATATAAAACCTGCGATTTTGACCTTAGACAATACAAAAAATTAAAAATGTTCATTCACTCCGAAGCAGCTTCAACTGAAGAATACTCATTAAAAGATGGTGATCTTACTGTTTTTATAAGACTTGGAACTGACTTCACCGACAACTTTTATGAATATGAAATTCCTCTTAGCCCAACAGACTTAAGTGTTAGCTTGAATGACCCAAATATAAGCCAATTAGTTTGGGCAGATTCTTTAGATTTAAGACTTGACAGCTTAATTGAACTCAAAAAAGCCCGCAACATAGCCATGAGGCAAACAGGTTCAAATATATCACTTTTAACTCCTTTCTACCGCTATGATGGCAAAAACAAAATGACCATTATGGGTATTCCAAATTTAAGCGATGTAAAAACCATAATGATTGGAATACGAAATCCTAAGAAAAGCCCTGTAAATCTAAATGATGACGGAATGCCAAAATGTGCTGAAATTTGGGTAAACGAATTAAGACTTACTGACTTTGACGAAAAAGGTGGTTGGGCTGCAATGACCCGAGTAAACGCCAACTTAGCAGATCTCGGAAACGTTGCCCTAGTTGGAAACTTATCCACTGCTGGTTTTGGAAGTATTGAGAAAAAGGTTTCTGAAAGACAAAAAGAAAATATTTTTTCGTATGACGTTGCTACCAATATTGAGTTAGGAAAATTCCTTCCAGAAAAATCAGGAATAAAAATCCCTATGCACTTTGATATTAGTGAAACATTTAGCAATCCTCAATACAATCCTCTAAATCCCGATTTATCATTGCGCGAAGATTTAAAAACATACGATAATAAAGATGATAGAGATTCAATATTAAAAATTGTTCAAAACTACACTCGTCGTAAAAGTCTGAATTTTGTCAACGTACGCAAAGAAAAAACTGGTGCTCAAACAAAAAATCGAATTTATGATCTTTCAAATTTTGATTTAACCTATGCTTATAATGAAGTGTTTTTCCGAAATATTGATGTAGAATATAATTTTGAAAAGAAATATCGCGGAGCATTGGGATACAATTATTCTTCAAACCCAAAAAATTATACTCCTTTTAAGAAAATTAAATTCCTTCAAAAAAAGGCACTTATATTCTTCGGAGATTTTAATTTCTATTTATTGCCAAAATCGCTATCATTTAGAACTGATTTAGAACGTAATTATGAAGAAAGCCTATTGAGAAATAAATCAGAAGCGTTAATTTTAATTGAACCAACATATCTAAAATTATTTTCATGGAATAGAACTTATTCAATGAAATATGACCTTACAAGAAGTATTAGAATAGACTATAATGCAAGTGCAAATGCACGAATTGATGAGCCCGAAGGAAGCATAGACAAGGCAGATAGCGATTACAAAGCAAAAATGGACTCTATCTGGAAAAATGTAAAATCAATGGGACGTATCACTGATTTTAATCAAGCCATAAAAGTTAATTACACATTGCCAATTAATAAATTACCAATGCTAGACTGGCTAAACTCTTCTGTGCAATATGGCGGCAATTACAGATGGGCTGCTGCACCTTTATATAAAGATTCCTTAGGAGAATACACCGAAAACCCTTATGGAAATACTATTGATAATAATATGTCTATATCTGGAAATCTTAATTCCAATTTCGTTTCCCTATACAATAAAATTCCTTATCTAAAAAAACTAAATCAAACAGCCAGTAAATCAAATAAAGGTCGTAGAAGCATATTAGACACAACTGAAGTAGCAAAAGATACAACTTCATTATTTAAAAAAATTGCAGATAATTTTCTTAAAGTTTTAATGATGACCAAAAACGCTTCTGTTTCATACACACTTGCCTCAGGAACCGTTCTCCCCGGCTATAGAGGAGGCATGGATATCCTTGGAATGGATTTAGCAAAGCAAGCTCCAGGATGGGGTTTTGTGTTTGGAAGTCAAAAAGATATTAGGCAAGAACTTGTAAATAAGGATTTATTAAGTAAAGATTCTCTTTTTAATAATGCATTCGCAAAACGAAAAAATGAAAATCTAAATGCTAGAGTCTCCATTGAACCTGTAAAAAGCATGAGAATTGAGTTAACGGCTATTAGAAGTTTTTCTCAAAACCACAGCGAATACTTTAAATATAATGAAGCTGAAGGTAATTTTAAAAGCTTTTCTAAAATTGAAAACGGAAATTTTAGCATGTCTATAATTACTTGGAAAACAGCTTTTATTCGCGATTTTGAAGACTATTCAAATAAAACATTTATCCAATTTAAAGATTCGCGACCAGATATTGCCGCCCTTGTTGCTCAAAATAGCAATAACTGGGACGGAACTTGGTACACTGATTCTATCACAGGCGAAACATATCCTACCGGCTATGGACCAACATCCCAAGATGTATTAATTCCCGCTTTTCTAACTGCATACACTGGAAATAGTCCACAAAAATACATCAAATCCAAATTCCCTAATATTCCTTTACCTAACTGGCGCCTTACTTTTAATGGACTTACAAATGTTCCTTGGTTTAAAAAACGTTTTAGAACAATTAACATCTCACACTCATACCGCTCAAGTTATAATATTGGAGGATACAACACAAACCCTTTGTTCTCAGACCCAGACTTAGATGGATACACATTGGTTAAAGATGCTTTAGGCAACTTTTTACCAAAATACGAAATTGCACAAATTAGCATTACTGAACAATTTAGCCCACTTTTAAATATAGATGTTACATGGAAAAACAGCCTAATTACTAAAATAGAATTTAAAAAGAATAGAAACTTAGCTGTGAGTTTTTCAAATAACCAATTAACAGAAATAAATTCAAGCGAGATAGTAATAGGAAGTGGGTATAGAATTAAGGATGTTGAATTTGAAATCTCTAACAAATCTTTTAAAAGCGACCTAACCCTAAAAGCTGATTTATCCATTAGGAACAACAAAACAATTTTAAGAAAAATAGTTGAAAACGTTGATCAAATTAGTGCAGGACAAAGAATTATTTCAATAAATATTTCTGCCGAATACTTGTTGAGCCCAAAATTCACAATTAGAGCATTCTTTGATAAGGTTATGAACAATCCTCACACATCTCAACAGGTTTTCAATAGTAATACAAATGCAGGAATTAGCTTACGTTTTTCATTAGCTCAATAA
- the ruvA gene encoding Holliday junction branch migration protein RuvA, translated as MIYFLEGNVTEITPASVVIDCSGVGYFVSISLNTFAQIQDKKNVKLLIHHIFRDDGQFLYGFISEDERSIFKLLITVSGVGANTARMILSAMSPSEIVETISTENSSQLQRIKGIGQKTAERIIVDLKGKIEKNVTFSENFSFQHNTIKQEALSALVQLGFNRQAAEKAVEKAMNACDKNSIEDVIRTALKYL; from the coding sequence ATGATTTATTTTTTAGAAGGAAATGTTACAGAAATAACCCCTGCATCTGTTGTTATTGATTGTAGCGGAGTTGGATATTTCGTAAGCATATCCTTAAATACTTTTGCACAAATTCAAGATAAAAAAAACGTAAAATTGCTCATACATCATATATTTAGAGATGATGGGCAATTTTTATACGGCTTTATTAGCGAAGACGAAAGAAGTATTTTTAAACTTCTTATTACCGTATCCGGTGTTGGAGCAAATACGGCTCGCATGATTCTTTCAGCGATGTCTCCAAGCGAGATAGTGGAAACAATAAGCACTGAAAACTCTAGCCAATTACAACGAATAAAAGGAATTGGACAAAAAACTGCCGAAAGAATTATTGTGGATTTAAAAGGAAAAATCGAAAAAAATGTTACTTTTTCAGAAAATTTTTCATTTCAACACAATACAATTAAACAAGAAGCGTTATCTGCTTTAGTTCAACTTGGTTTTAATCGACAAGCTGCCGAAAAAGCCGTTGAAAAAGCCATGAATGCTTGCGACAAGAACTCTATTGAAGATGTTATTCGCACTGCATTAAAGTATTTGTAA